CGTCAGCGCTTGCGTTCCCGGATGACCACGCCGATTTCATAACGTTCGCCATCCGTGTGCCGGTAGCAGTGCCGGACCTCGGTCTCGGCGACGAATGGCGTGGCGCGGTAGGCGCCGATATCGGCTGGCAGCATGGTGACCTCCAGCCGCTCCGCATGCTGGGGCACGAAGTCAGCCAGAAAGACCATGCCCTCGACCGACAGATGCGTACATTCGCCCTGGTGGGTCTTGTTGGTAATCAGCGAGCGGACTTCCAGCTGATGACGCATTTTTATCCAGCGTGCGGTCATGGGCCCCAGTCTGCCCCGCGCGGGCAATTTTTGTAAGCCCCGGGTCATCGATGGCTCGGGAAACAGTCGTGGGAAAAAGTCCGGAATCCGGGGCTGGGCCAAGCGGGGAGCAGGGTTTCTTTCCTTCTTTATCCTGCCTGGCAAGCCGTAAAAAATCAGTTTTTTCCGTATGAAATTAAAGATTCGTCGCGATGTCAGTGCCAGCCTGGCCGCGTAGCGTACGGGCTCCTGCGACCTCCTTGCCCGCGATGACATGTCGTTCCTTCTCCGCCGCCTCGTGACCACCAGCCTGGCCCTGGGGCTGGCGCAACTGCCGCCCGTCAGCCTTGCCGACACCCCGGATCAGGAACTGATTCGTCAGCAGGAACGGGAAAAGGCGCAGCGTGAACGGCTGGAGGCCCTCCCCGCGCTGCGCCTGCCGCCCCCGGAAACGGGAGGAGGGGCCGACTGGCCGGCGGACGAAACCCCGTGCTTTCCCATTCATACCGTCCGCCTCGACGGCGAACAGGCCGAACGCTTCCGGCGGGCACTGGCGGCCATCGGCGATCCTGCTGGTCGCTGCCTCGGCGCGCTGGGCATCGCTGCCGCCGCCCGCCGGGTACAGCAGGCGATCGCGAGCGACGGCTATGTCACCACCCGGGTGCTGGTCGGTGCCCAGCATCTGGATACGGGAATCCTGACACTGACCGTGCTGCCCGGCCGCCTGCGCGCCATCCGCGACGAGACCGCTTCCCGCCTGCGCCCGGCGCATCGCAATGCGATTCCGGTCCGCCCCGGAGACCTGCTGAACCTGCGCGATATCGAGCAGGGGCTGGAAAACCTCAAGCGCGTACCGTCGATCGAAGCCGCGCTGCGCATCGAGCCGGCCGAGCAACCCGGCATCAGCGACCTGGTACTCAGCGGCAACGAGGCCTTTCCGTACCGGCTGACCCTGTCCGCCGACGATGGCGGCTCGCGCTCGACCGGCCGCTACCAGGGCACGGTGACGCTGTCGATCGACAATCTGCTGACCCTCAGCGACCTGTTCTATTTCAGCACCGGCCGCAGCCTCGGCGGCGACGGCGGGCCGCGCCACGGTACGCGCAACAGTGCGGTCCATTATTCCCTGCCTTTCGGTTACTGGTTGCTCGGTGCCAATGCCAGCGACTACGACTATTTCCAGACCGTGGCCAGCCCGGTTCCCGGCCGGGTGTACCGTGGCAACAGCCGCAACGCCCAGCTCAGCCTGTCCCGGGTGCTGTTGCGCAGCGCCGAACGCAAGACCACCCTGGCATTGCGCGGCTGGCGACGGCAGTCGAGCAACCACGTCGACGACAACGCGATGGCATCGCAACGCCGCCGCACCGCGGGCTGGGAACTGTCACTGGGCCAGCGGGCGCACCTGGCCGGCAGCCTGCTGGAAGGCACACTGACCTGGCGGCGCGGCACGGGCGCGTTCAATGCCTTGCCGGCACCGGGGCAGAGGCTGGGCGAGGAGGATGCGCGCGGCGGTTTGCTGCGCGCCGACCTTGGCCTGACCCTGCCGTTTTCGTGGCCGGGACAACGCTGGCGCTATGCCGGCACGCTGCGCGGGCAGTGGAGCGATGTCGCGCTGACGCCGCAGGACCGTTTTGCCATTGGCGGACGCTACAGCGTGCGTGGCTTCGATGGCGAACTGTCGCTGACCGGCGAGCGGGGCTGGCTGATCCGCAACGAGCTTGGCCTGAGCCCCGGCGGCGGCAGCCAGGAGCTCTATCTCGGTCTCGACCATGGCCGCGTCGGCGGCCCGTCCGCCCGGCGGCTGCTGGGCCGGGAACTGAGCGGTGCGGTCATCGGCTGGCGCGGTGGCAGCAGCCGGCTGAACTGGGACCTGTTCGCCGGCTGGCCGCTGCGCAAGCCGACCGGGTTCCGGACCGCCAGAACCACGGGCGGTTTCAGCATCAACAGCAGTTTCTGAGCCGGAGGACAAGGTCTGTCTGGCGCATTCGGCTTATCTCGATTTCTGCATTGATAGCCATTTTTTCGCATTTCCGCCCCGCCGGGCCCCCGGTTATCGTGGCTGCGCATCCCGAAGCGTGAGTCGGGTCCGTTCATCAAGAAAAGCGAAGGGCTTCCATGTCTGTTTCCCTGACCAGGCCCGCCCGGGCGCTGGGGCGTCATGCATTGCCGTGGCTGGTACCGGCGCTGCTGATCGCGATCTGGCAACTGGCGTCCGGGCTGGGCTGGATCAATCACCGGGTACTGCCGGCGCCGCTGGACGTACTCAAGGCCGGCATCGAGCTGACGCTCAGCGGCGATATCTGGGCACACCTGAAAATCAGCTTCTGGCGGGTCAGCGTCGGTTTTGCCATTGGCGGCAGCCTCGGGCTGGTGCTGGGGCTGGTATCCGGCCTGTCGCGGCTGGGCGAGGGGCTGTTCGATACCTCGCTGCAGATGCTGCGCAATATTCCGCCGCTGGCGCTGATTCCGCTGGTCATCCTGTGGTTCGGTATCGATGAATCGGCCAAGGTGTTTCTGGTGACTTTCGGTGTGCTGTTCCCGATCTATCTGAATACCTTCCACGGTATCCGCACCATCGATCCGGCGCTGCTGGAAATGGCGCGCAGCTATGGGCTGAAGGGCTTTGCGCTGTTCCGCCATGTGCTGCTGCCGGGGGCCTTGCCGTCCATTCTGGTCGGCGTGCGCTACGCACTGGGCATTGCCTGGATCATCCTGATCGTGGCGGAAACCATCTCGGCAAGCAGCGGCATCGGCTATCTGGCGATGAATGCCCGCGAATTCCTGCAGACCGATGTCGTGGTGCTGGCGATCCTGCTGTATGCCCTGCTGGGCAAGGCAGTGGACATGCTGGCGCGTGCGATCGAACGCTACAGCCTGCGCTGGCATCCGTCCTACCAGACCGCGCAGTAAGGAATCTGAAATGAGTGTACGAGAAAACCTGAATGGCGCCGCGCTGGACATGCGCGCGGTCGGCAAGCGCTTTGGTCCGCGCACGGTGCTGGACGGGCTGAACCTGCATGTGCCGGTCGGCCAGTTCATTGCGGTCGTCGGTCGTTCCGGCTGCGGCAAGAGCACGCTGCTGCGGCTGGTGGCCGGGCTGGACAAGCTCGATGACGGTGAACTGAATCGCCATGATGCCGGCCAGGTGCGGGTGATGTTCCAGGATGCACGGCTGCTGCCGTGGAAGACCGTACTCGACAATGTCGGTCTCGGGCTGGACGGTGACGACAGGCAGGACCGCGCGCGCCAGGCACTCGACGAGGTGGGGCTGGCCGATCGCGGCCATGAGTGGCCGGTACGGCTGTCCGGTGGTCAGCGTCAGCGCGTGGCACTGGCGCGGGCGCTGGTGCACCGGCCGCGCCTGCTGTTGCTGGATGAACCGCTGGGCGCGCTCGATGCCCTGACCCGCATCGACATGCAGCAACTGATCGAGCGCCTGTGGCGGCAATATCGCTGCACGACCCTGCTGGTCACCCATGATGTCGGCGAGGCGGTCGCCCTGGCCGATCGTGTGGTGCTGATCGAAAACGGTCGGGTCGGACTGGATCTGCCGGTCGATCTGCCGCGCCCGCGCGACCGTGCGGACCCGCGCTTCGTGGCGCTGGAAAGCCGGGTGCTGGCCCGGGTGCTGGGGCAGGATACCGGGGCATCGTGATGCCGGTTCCGCGTGTGGCCGGGGCTGCCCCGGCCACACGGGACTATTCCGGTGCTCGCGACAGCTGCAGCGCCTGGCGCACGGTCTGCTCGTCGAGGCTGGACGAGCACAGCTCGATAAAGCGATAGGCGTAGCTGCGCAGATAATGGCCGCGGCGGATGGCCAGCCGGGTGGTCTGGCTGCCGAACAGCGGGGGGCCCTTCAGCTCGGTGATGCCGTGGTCGCGGGACGGGTCCACAGCCATCGACGCGACAATGCCCAGCCCCAGCCCCAGTTCGACATAGGTCTTGATGACATCGGCGTCCAGCGCCGTCATGACGATGTCCGGCGTCAGGCCGGCCTCGGCAAAGCCACGGTCGATCTGGGCCCGGCCGGTGAAGCCATGGTGATAGGTGACGATCGGGTATTCGCTGATCGCTTCCTTGCTCAGGGTCTGCGCCTGCTGCAGCGGGTGATCGACCGGGGCGATCACCGAGTGATGCCAGCTGTAGAACGGGAACGACGCCAGTTCCGGCACGTCGGCGATGGCTTCGGTGGCGATGCCGATATCGGCCTGACCATCCAGCAGCAGACGGACCAGCTCGTCAGGACTGGCCTGATGCAGCACCAGATGGACCCTGGGAAAAGCCGCCTTGAACGCGGTAATGACCCGCGGCAGCGCGTAGCGCGCCTGGGTGTGGGTGGTGGCGACGGTCAGCTGGCCCTGGTCACGCTGGCTGAACTGCTCGGCCAGACGCTTGATATTGCCGGCGTCGAGCAGCATGCGCTCGACAATGACCAGCAGCTCCTTGCCCGGGTCGGTCAGACCGAGAAAGCGCTTGCCCTTGCGGACAAACAGC
This portion of the Microvirgula aerodenitrificans DSM 15089 genome encodes:
- a CDS encoding ShlB/FhaC/HecB family hemolysin secretion/activation protein; the protein is MSFLLRRLVTTSLALGLAQLPPVSLADTPDQELIRQQEREKAQRERLEALPALRLPPPETGGGADWPADETPCFPIHTVRLDGEQAERFRRALAAIGDPAGRCLGALGIAAAARRVQQAIASDGYVTTRVLVGAQHLDTGILTLTVLPGRLRAIRDETASRLRPAHRNAIPVRPGDLLNLRDIEQGLENLKRVPSIEAALRIEPAEQPGISDLVLSGNEAFPYRLTLSADDGGSRSTGRYQGTVTLSIDNLLTLSDLFYFSTGRSLGGDGGPRHGTRNSAVHYSLPFGYWLLGANASDYDYFQTVASPVPGRVYRGNSRNAQLSLSRVLLRSAERKTTLALRGWRRQSSNHVDDNAMASQRRRTAGWELSLGQRAHLAGSLLEGTLTWRRGTGAFNALPAPGQRLGEEDARGGLLRADLGLTLPFSWPGQRWRYAGTLRGQWSDVALTPQDRFAIGGRYSVRGFDGELSLTGERGWLIRNELGLSPGGGSQELYLGLDHGRVGGPSARRLLGRELSGAVIGWRGGSSRLNWDLFAGWPLRKPTGFRTARTTGGFSINSSF
- the ssuC gene encoding aliphatic sulfonate ABC transporter permease SsuC, with protein sequence MSVSLTRPARALGRHALPWLVPALLIAIWQLASGLGWINHRVLPAPLDVLKAGIELTLSGDIWAHLKISFWRVSVGFAIGGSLGLVLGLVSGLSRLGEGLFDTSLQMLRNIPPLALIPLVILWFGIDESAKVFLVTFGVLFPIYLNTFHGIRTIDPALLEMARSYGLKGFALFRHVLLPGALPSILVGVRYALGIAWIILIVAETISASSGIGYLAMNAREFLQTDVVVLAILLYALLGKAVDMLARAIERYSLRWHPSYQTAQ
- a CDS encoding ATP-binding cassette domain-containing protein; protein product: MSVRENLNGAALDMRAVGKRFGPRTVLDGLNLHVPVGQFIAVVGRSGCGKSTLLRLVAGLDKLDDGELNRHDAGQVRVMFQDARLLPWKTVLDNVGLGLDGDDRQDRARQALDEVGLADRGHEWPVRLSGGQRQRVALARALVHRPRLLLLDEPLGALDALTRIDMQQLIERLWRQYRCTTLLVTHDVGEAVALADRVVLIENGRVGLDLPVDLPRPRDRADPRFVALESRVLARVLGQDTGAS
- a CDS encoding CysB family HTH-type transcriptional regulator; the protein is MNFQQLRIIRETVRQHFNLTEVANALFTSQSGVSKHIKDLEDELNVELFVRKGKRFLGLTDPGKELLVIVERMLLDAGNIKRLAEQFSQRDQGQLTVATTHTQARYALPRVITAFKAAFPRVHLVLHQASPDELVRLLLDGQADIGIATEAIADVPELASFPFYSWHHSVIAPVDHPLQQAQTLSKEAISEYPIVTYHHGFTGRAQIDRGFAEAGLTPDIVMTALDADVIKTYVELGLGLGIVASMAVDPSRDHGITELKGPPLFGSQTTRLAIRRGHYLRSYAYRFIELCSSSLDEQTVRQALQLSRAPE